The Tumebacillus sp. BK434 genome has a segment encoding these proteins:
- a CDS encoding DNA double-strand break repair nuclease NurA — MSGLFTLAKELQGLNGSLHEKRKERADRTAIRAALETNVGEFVRAKRLSDEQIGELFAGRPLVGVDGSVNQFGSNYPYAIHLFKSLAKSTLPGRDGTRKVEKVQMFSPLSTADHAAVRQFVAERREELRVEPQEDRNAERDIAEQQAYQILVDQKMVELELQAAIDALKNFRPYLMLMDGGFSRLKGKGGELWEQFEEQVTHSDTIVVGVIEEVGSYRLKSRLDDVDEKLLRGFIRGHDREVLFNMLETGEWLKTSLERPIKNEFYTVFNRLSDQPQAGACDFLREQAHRVDEVIDFLYTITPGKSRGIPLWLDVVDAEARLTKKQVEMIVKSNVDQEIIESFLRPQRERRDF; from the coding sequence ATGAGCGGGTTGTTCACGCTGGCCAAAGAGCTGCAGGGGCTGAACGGCTCCCTGCATGAAAAGCGCAAAGAGCGGGCCGACCGGACGGCGATTCGCGCGGCGCTGGAGACGAACGTCGGCGAGTTCGTCCGCGCCAAACGCTTGTCGGACGAGCAGATCGGCGAGCTGTTTGCCGGGCGGCCGCTGGTCGGCGTCGACGGGTCGGTCAACCAGTTCGGCAGCAATTATCCCTACGCGATCCATCTGTTCAAATCGCTGGCCAAATCGACGCTGCCCGGCCGGGACGGAACGCGCAAAGTGGAAAAAGTGCAGATGTTTTCACCGCTCAGCACCGCCGACCATGCGGCCGTCCGGCAGTTCGTCGCCGAGCGGCGCGAAGAGCTGCGCGTCGAGCCGCAGGAAGACCGCAACGCGGAGCGTGACATCGCGGAGCAGCAGGCCTATCAGATCTTGGTCGATCAGAAGATGGTCGAGTTGGAACTGCAGGCGGCGATCGACGCGCTGAAGAACTTCCGCCCCTATCTGATGCTGATGGACGGCGGGTTCTCCCGCCTGAAAGGCAAAGGCGGCGAGCTGTGGGAGCAGTTCGAGGAACAAGTGACGCACTCAGATACGATCGTTGTCGGGGTGATCGAAGAGGTCGGCTCCTACCGCTTGAAATCGCGGCTCGATGATGTGGATGAAAAGCTGTTGCGCGGTTTTATCCGCGGCCATGACCGGGAAGTGCTGTTCAACATGCTGGAGACGGGCGAATGGCTGAAGACGAGCTTGGAGCGTCCGATCAAAAATGAATTTTACACCGTCTTCAACCGGCTGTCCGACCAGCCGCAGGCGGGCGCGTGCGACTTCCTGCGCGAACAGGCGCACCGGGTAGACGAGGTGATCGACTTTTTGTACACGATCACGCCGGGCAAGTCGCGGGGGATTCCCTTGTGGCTCGATGTTGTCGATGCTGAGGCGCGGCTGACCAAAAAGCAGGTCGAGATGATCGTGAAAAGCAATGTGGATCAGGAAATCATCGAGTCGTTTTTGCGGCCGCAACGGGAACGGAGGGACTTTTAG
- a CDS encoding enoyl-CoA hydratase/isomerase family protein, with product MNDGVRFEIDRERRLAVLTLDRPEAGNAVNTAAMESLAAGLAQAKQDPDVRAVILTGAGNRVFVSGGDLKEFHAELKTEAEVYAKMSQMRRVLETLVRFPKPVIAAVNGAARGGGGEVASACHFRVAAETATIGFIQVKLGISPGWGGGALLARIVGRQQALRMILSGDVLDAQAAERIGLFDRVVPAADVLEAAKEFAGTMTANAPQAVQSLLQLMNEGETLPLAEAMERESRLVAALWGSPQHEQAVEAFLNRKGRKE from the coding sequence ATGAACGATGGAGTTCGTTTTGAGATTGATAGAGAACGCCGGCTGGCCGTCCTGACGCTCGACCGCCCGGAGGCGGGCAATGCGGTGAACACGGCGGCGATGGAAAGCTTGGCGGCGGGGCTTGCACAGGCGAAGCAGGACCCGGACGTGCGGGCGGTGATTTTGACCGGAGCGGGGAATCGCGTGTTTGTGTCGGGCGGCGACCTGAAAGAATTTCACGCGGAACTGAAGACGGAAGCTGAGGTGTACGCCAAGATGTCGCAGATGCGCCGGGTGCTGGAGACGCTGGTCCGCTTTCCGAAGCCGGTGATCGCAGCGGTCAATGGCGCGGCCCGTGGCGGCGGCGGGGAGGTGGCGTCCGCTTGCCATTTCCGTGTGGCAGCGGAGACGGCGACGATCGGCTTCATCCAGGTCAAGCTCGGCATCTCGCCCGGCTGGGGCGGTGGCGCGCTGCTCGCCCGCATCGTCGGACGACAGCAGGCGCTGCGGATGATCTTGAGCGGCGACGTGCTCGACGCGCAGGCGGCAGAGCGGATCGGCCTGTTCGATCGCGTCGTGCCGGCTGCCGATGTGCTGGAAGCGGCCAAAGAGTTTGCCGGTACGATGACGGCAAACGCGCCGCAAGCGGTGCAGAGCCTGCTCCAACTGATGAACGAAGGTGAAACGCTGCCGCTCGCAGAGGCGATGGAGCGGGAAAGCCGTCTCGTGGCTGCGCTGTGGGGGTCGCCCCAGCATGAGCAGGCGGTCGAGGCATTTTTGAACCGCAAAGGGCGGAAGGAGTGA
- a CDS encoding aminotransferase class I/II-fold pyridoxal phosphate-dependent enzyme has product MIRAKKLEYLTSSIFTEMANHKHRLMAQGRDIIDLGIGSPDLPPPKHVMEALQESVMQGNVYGYAHQQGFPTLRQAFVEWFAKRFNGIELDPMKEVLTLMGSQDGLAHLPLALLDPGDVALVPDPSYPVFASGIHLASAEVAPMPLLPENGFLPDFSALDPDVVKRAKMMILNYPGNPVPAVADAAFYQKALDFCRENEIVLVHDLAYSELTFDDYRPMSILEIPGAKDVAVEFHSLSKSYSMAGTRIGFIAGNAEAVEALARLKSNIDYGVFGSVQHAATAALSGDQSYTREMSAVYQERRDILIDGLSALGWQIDKPKATMFIWAKLPFDMPSKEFALRLVEQAGVVVIPGEAFGQYGHGYVRIAMVQPAERLRETVRRIAESGILNTKPIA; this is encoded by the coding sequence ATGATCCGAGCAAAGAAACTGGAGTATCTGACATCCTCCATCTTTACAGAGATGGCCAATCATAAACACCGTCTGATGGCGCAAGGCCGCGACATCATCGACCTTGGGATCGGTTCGCCGGACTTGCCGCCGCCCAAGCATGTCATGGAGGCGTTGCAAGAATCGGTGATGCAGGGCAACGTCTACGGGTATGCGCACCAGCAAGGCTTCCCGACGCTGCGTCAGGCGTTTGTCGAATGGTTCGCCAAGCGCTTTAACGGGATCGAACTCGACCCGATGAAGGAAGTGCTCACCCTGATGGGCTCGCAGGACGGCCTGGCGCATCTGCCTTTGGCCTTGCTCGATCCGGGCGATGTGGCGCTCGTGCCCGACCCGTCCTATCCGGTGTTCGCTTCCGGCATCCATTTGGCGTCTGCCGAAGTGGCGCCGATGCCGCTCTTGCCGGAAAACGGCTTCCTGCCCGATTTCTCCGCCCTCGACCCGGATGTGGTCAAGCGCGCGAAGATGATGATCTTGAACTATCCGGGCAACCCGGTGCCTGCCGTCGCCGATGCAGCGTTTTACCAAAAAGCGCTCGACTTCTGCCGCGAGAACGAGATCGTGCTCGTCCACGACCTCGCCTATTCCGAACTGACCTTTGACGACTACCGCCCGATGTCGATCCTCGAAATCCCGGGTGCGAAAGACGTCGCCGTCGAGTTCCACTCGCTCTCCAAGAGCTACTCGATGGCCGGCACCCGCATCGGCTTCATCGCCGGCAACGCCGAAGCGGTGGAAGCGCTGGCCCGCCTGAAGTCGAACATCGACTACGGCGTGTTTGGCTCTGTCCAGCATGCGGCGACGGCTGCGCTGAGCGGCGATCAGTCCTACACCCGCGAAATGTCGGCCGTCTACCAGGAGCGCCGCGACATCCTGATCGACGGGCTGTCGGCGCTGGGCTGGCAGATCGACAAGCCGAAAGCGACGATGTTCATCTGGGCCAAGCTCCCGTTTGACATGCCGTCCAAAGAGTTCGCCCTGCGTTTGGTGGAACAAGCGGGCGTCGTCGTCATCCCGGGCGAAGCGTTTGGCCAATACGGCCACGGCTATGTCCGCATCGCGATGGTGCAGCCGGCCGAACGCCTGCGCGAAACGGTGCGCCGGATTGCAGAATCTGGTATTCTGAATACGAAACCGATTGCCTGA